The sequence below is a genomic window from Lycium ferocissimum isolate CSIRO_LF1 chromosome 9, AGI_CSIRO_Lferr_CH_V1, whole genome shotgun sequence.
AGGCCACCAATTGCAAGTTTTTCAAATGGAGATATATGCAAAGTGTTGATGAAAGATCAAAGTTTATTATTCCAAGATTGGTGAACAAAATCAAAGAGTTAGAAGAAAATTACGGGTGTGTTAGTTTGCATTTGGCTAAGCTTGAAAGTTTTAAGATGCAATATGATAATCTCAACATGAATTCACTTGAACTTGAAGATTTAAAAAAGGATGAAATGCAGTTAGATGAGCTTGAAAGTCTTACCCTTCAATATGATAATCTCAACATCAATTCGGTTGAGCTTGAAGATTCAAAAGAGAGAGGTGATTTGAATGAGGTTGAAGTTTCAAAAGAGGAGAAGAATGATTTGAATGAGCTTGGAGATTCAAAAGAGAAGAGTAATTTGAAAGAGAATGATAtgaatgggaaaaaaaaaaaactcgtgTAGGTTTAATAGAATAGTCCTTTGGTGTTTGATGGTTTGTGTATTTGTTGTGTATCTTAGTGGTTTAATCCAAATGggaaacttgaagaagaataaaatgaagttgCCATAGTACTAATAGAACctcattttggttgttgtaacGGAACTTCAATGATCTCGGATAGGCTAAAGTTAGATTTGTTTTGTTGTAAAGTATATTTTGGTATTATAACGAAGcattattttggtattttaatGGTGGTCTTGTAGCTAGACTTGTTTGGTTTATCCTACTTTTCTTGTTGGTATTATTTGTGTAAATTTTGgcaattttcttttgttattgttTGAGTGAATTTTGGCAATTTTCTTTGGTTATTGTTTGAGTCAATTATGGCAGAATAAGATCACATATTGCAACagattttgtttcaaaatgttGAGATTTTGTCCAAATGTTTTACATCAGATTTTGAGTCAAACATGCACCAGATTTTGTCCAAAAACTGCACCagattttatttcaaaatgGACCAAATTTTGTCCAAGTATTTTACCCCAGATGTTGAGTCAAACAAGCACCAGATTCTGCCCAAAAACTACACCagattttgtttcaaaatggaCCAGATTTTGTCCAAGTATTTTACACTAGATTTTGAGTCAAACATGCACCACATTTTGAGTCATAATGCACCATATTTTGTTCAAAAACTGAACCAGATTTTGTGTCAAAATGGATTAGATTTTGTCCAAATATTTTACACTAGATTTTTAGTCAAAACGCACCAGATTTTGAGTCAAAACTGCACCACATTTTGAGCCAAAACTGCACCAAATTTTGAGCCAAAACTGCACTAGTTTTAACATCAACTTTTGAGTCAAAATCAGGTTTGTCAAAAATGCACCAAATTTGTCATCAAACATTGAACTCACATTCAATCTGAGAATACTTCCAGCTGAACAAAAGCAACACTTAGACAGCAACTTCAATCATCAAACATCCAATACATAAAACTCACATTCAAGACCACATAAAACTGCTAAAAACAGAATTCAACATTGCATATAAATACCGAATTCAGTACCATTTCATACAAGAAAATATggtttcaaaaacaaaaaaaaaatggtacatCTGAATACCTTTTACCAACATGAACAAAACAATCGCTTAAAGTCTTAAGTAGCTTTGACATTAATAAACTACAGTACTtctaaattaacaaaatcaacatTTACTATCAGCATTATAGATTCCATGGGTCTCTTGGCAATGAAGGAGTGGTACTTTGACTTGCATTGTTTGAACCAGTAGCCCTTGCTTGATCTCTAACCTCTTGAAGCCT
It includes:
- the LOC132029376 gene encoding uncharacterized protein LOC132029376; its protein translation is MPNSLLNKLCMDEEDAMVNGEVRCKHGILLKMQTSWSDRNPGRRFWSCPHYEATNCKFFKWRYMQSVDERSKFIIPRLVNKIKELEENYGCVSLHLAKLESFKMQYDNLNMNSLELEDLKKDEMQLDELESLTLQYDNLNINSVELEDSKERGDLNEVEVSKEEKNDLNELGDSKEKSNLKENDMNGKKKKLV